A genomic region of Gossypium hirsutum isolate 1008001.06 chromosome D01, Gossypium_hirsutum_v2.1, whole genome shotgun sequence contains the following coding sequences:
- the LOC107937129 gene encoding uncharacterized protein isoform X2 — protein MGELNSMAYTSSSLHSPSLGWDLQNLGVLNADMSLVMDGSGTAPFFPHLDSDFSSGYLEDALLEFTEPSKRRRLLLYNDHNQFNGLNDLAMGYWNYSCNWGLSENFSCMSQLTSINGVSDEPMSTSVSSEEANIVTEIKTPEEAIPRSPEEAFDSSSSSYKVSTAKSKSFFNKDTQISSGSEDKMKKRVITRVVYPFALVKPGGIEGDMTLNDINERILMPPTRPVRHPVGDFACRPCVSADGPGLSGKAVVALTKIHTQGRGTITIIRTKGGEGGGV, from the exons ATGGGTGAGCTTAACTCTATGGCTTACACTAGTAGCAGCCTCCATAGCCCTTCCCTAGGTTGGGATCTTCAAAACCTTGGAGTTCTCAACGCAGACATGTCTTTAG TCATGGATGGAAGTGGAACTGCCCCATTCTTTCCACATCTTGACTCTGATTTCTCTTCTGGGTATCTGGAAGATGCATTGCTTGAATTCACTGAACCATCCAAACGAAGACGCCTCTTGTTGTACAATGATCATAATCAATTCAATGGTTTAAATGATCTTGCCATg GGATATTGGAATTATAGCTGCAACTGGGGCCTATCTGAGAATTTCAGCTGCATGAGCCAGTTAACAAGCATTAATGGAGTTTCAG ATGAACCAATGAGCACATCGGTGAGCAGTGAGGAAGCAAACATTGTCACGGAGATAAAAACACCAGAAGAGGCAATACCACGCAGCCCTGAAGAAGCTTTtgattcatcatcttcttcttacAAAGTATCAACAGCCAAGAGCAAGTCATTTTTCAACAAAGACACCCAAATTTCTTCTG GAAGTGAGGATAAGATGAAGAAAAGGGTGATAACAAGGGTTGTTTATCCATTTGCATTGGTTAAGCCCGGAGGGATAGAAGGGGATATGACACTAAACGACATTAACGAAAGGATTCTAATGCCACCGACAAGGCCGGTAAGGCACCCAGTGGGGGATTTCGCTTGTAGGCCATGCGTATCTGCGGATGGTCCTGGGCTTTCTGGAAAAGCTGTGGTGGCCCTCACCAAAATACACACTCAAGGGAGAGGCACCATCACTATTATCCGAACCAAAG GAGGAGAGGGAGGAGGTGTATGA
- the LOC107937129 gene encoding uncharacterized protein isoform X1, with product MGELNSMAYTSSSLHSPSLGWDLQNLGVLNADMSLVMDGSGTAPFFPHLDSDFSSGYLEDALLEFTEPSKRRRLLLYNDHNQFNGLNDLAMQGYWNYSCNWGLSENFSCMSQLTSINGVSDEPMSTSVSSEEANIVTEIKTPEEAIPRSPEEAFDSSSSSYKVSTAKSKSFFNKDTQISSGSEDKMKKRVITRVVYPFALVKPGGIEGDMTLNDINERILMPPTRPVRHPVGDFACRPCVSADGPGLSGKAVVALTKIHTQGRGTITIIRTKGGEGGGV from the exons ATGGGTGAGCTTAACTCTATGGCTTACACTAGTAGCAGCCTCCATAGCCCTTCCCTAGGTTGGGATCTTCAAAACCTTGGAGTTCTCAACGCAGACATGTCTTTAG TCATGGATGGAAGTGGAACTGCCCCATTCTTTCCACATCTTGACTCTGATTTCTCTTCTGGGTATCTGGAAGATGCATTGCTTGAATTCACTGAACCATCCAAACGAAGACGCCTCTTGTTGTACAATGATCATAATCAATTCAATGGTTTAAATGATCTTGCCATg CAGGGATATTGGAATTATAGCTGCAACTGGGGCCTATCTGAGAATTTCAGCTGCATGAGCCAGTTAACAAGCATTAATGGAGTTTCAG ATGAACCAATGAGCACATCGGTGAGCAGTGAGGAAGCAAACATTGTCACGGAGATAAAAACACCAGAAGAGGCAATACCACGCAGCCCTGAAGAAGCTTTtgattcatcatcttcttcttacAAAGTATCAACAGCCAAGAGCAAGTCATTTTTCAACAAAGACACCCAAATTTCTTCTG GAAGTGAGGATAAGATGAAGAAAAGGGTGATAACAAGGGTTGTTTATCCATTTGCATTGGTTAAGCCCGGAGGGATAGAAGGGGATATGACACTAAACGACATTAACGAAAGGATTCTAATGCCACCGACAAGGCCGGTAAGGCACCCAGTGGGGGATTTCGCTTGTAGGCCATGCGTATCTGCGGATGGTCCTGGGCTTTCTGGAAAAGCTGTGGTGGCCCTCACCAAAATACACACTCAAGGGAGAGGCACCATCACTATTATCCGAACCAAAG GAGGAGAGGGAGGAGGTGTATGA
- the LOC121213681 gene encoding non-specific lipid-transfer protein 4, with the protein MALSLKPYCLVVLFLFWISLNALVSDVGAAGECGRTPIRSAAASLSPCLGAARNARAKVPPACCAKVGALLRTSPRCLCAILLSPLAKQAGIMPGIAIAIPKKCNIRNRQAGKKCGRYNVP; encoded by the exons ATGGCTTTGAGCTTGAAACCTTATTGTCTcgttgttttgtttttgttttggatAAGTTTGAATGCATTGGTCAGTGATGTAGGTGCAGCAGGAGAGTGTGGAAGGACCCCAATCAGGTCGGCTGCAGCAAGCTTAAGCCCATGCCTGGGAGCGGCTCGGAATGCAAGGGCTAAAGTTCCTCCAGCTTGCTGCGCCAAGGTGGGTGCCTTACTCAGGACCTCTCCAAGGTGCCTTTGTGCTATTTTGTTATCACCATTGGCAAAGCAGGCCGGGATCATGCCTGGGATTGCTATTGCCATTCCCAAAAAATGCAATATTAGGAACAGGCAAGCTGGCAAAAAATGTGGAA GGTACAACGTCCCATAA